A DNA window from Leptolyngbya sp. SIO1E4 contains the following coding sequences:
- the ftsH gene encoding ATP-dependent zinc metalloprotease FtsH, whose product MLVWMMLWFFLITLLTGRGPGKEEVPYSQFIDQVESGQVATAKVGSHKIEYTLKTPPSLTTEDSLPTEETKITRPLPADADLPGMLRAYDVETITLPTEGEGGVGSFLALLLPLAMLWILLSFLANRTGTGSPAFNVGKSKARIYSETGNQITFQDVAGVDEAKAELQEIVDFLQNTLKYTRLGAKIPKGVLLVGPPGTGKTLLARAIAGEAGVPFFSISASEFIELFVGVGASRVRDLFEQAKRQAPCIVFLDELDALGKSRAANSPFAGNDEREQTLNQLLAEMDGFEPNAGVILLAATNRPEVLDPALLRAGRFDRRIVVDRPDRSGREAILQVHARNVQLANDVVLDRLAARTPGFAGADLANLVNEAALLAARRNREAVTMADFNEAVERILAGLEKKSRVLNDLEKQTVAYHEAGHAIIGALMPGAGIVDKISIVPRGVAALGYTLQLPEEDRFLIIEDEIRGRLMMLLGGRAAEELVFGKVSTGASDDIQKATDLAERCITLYGMSKALGPMAIERSQSQYLEGFPQSRRAVSPELASVIDYEIKDLMEQAHQMALETLIRNRDVLERMARTLLETETLEGEKLKAFLTQIALPPDLQTWLNQGTPAPSALPARRVAACCSN is encoded by the coding sequence ATGCTGGTTTGGATGATGCTGTGGTTCTTTTTAATTACGCTTTTAACTGGTCGTGGGCCAGGTAAAGAAGAGGTGCCCTACAGTCAATTTATTGACCAGGTTGAAAGTGGCCAGGTTGCAACCGCTAAAGTTGGCTCCCATAAAATTGAGTACACCCTGAAGACGCCTCCCAGTCTCACAACTGAAGATTCCCTTCCGACTGAAGAAACTAAGATAACCAGACCCCTACCAGCCGATGCCGACTTACCTGGCATGCTTCGTGCCTATGACGTTGAGACGATTACCTTGCCTACTGAGGGTGAAGGAGGCGTGGGGAGTTTTCTAGCTCTCCTGCTTCCTCTTGCGATGTTATGGATTCTGCTGAGCTTTTTAGCGAATCGAACCGGAACAGGCTCGCCTGCGTTCAATGTGGGTAAAAGTAAAGCCCGCATTTATTCTGAAACGGGAAACCAGATCACCTTTCAGGATGTAGCCGGTGTCGATGAAGCAAAAGCTGAGTTGCAGGAAATTGTTGACTTCTTGCAGAATACTTTGAAGTACACGCGGTTGGGAGCCAAGATTCCTAAAGGGGTGCTGTTGGTGGGACCGCCGGGAACCGGCAAAACCCTACTGGCGAGGGCGATCGCAGGGGAAGCCGGTGTCCCGTTTTTCAGCATTTCTGCCTCTGAATTCATCGAGCTATTTGTCGGTGTGGGAGCATCGCGGGTACGCGATCTTTTTGAGCAAGCCAAGCGGCAAGCCCCCTGTATTGTCTTTCTCGATGAGTTGGATGCGCTCGGAAAGTCGCGGGCAGCCAATAGCCCCTTTGCAGGTAACGATGAGCGAGAACAAACCTTAAATCAGCTTTTGGCTGAGATGGATGGCTTTGAACCGAATGCTGGCGTCATTTTGTTGGCTGCCACCAATCGTCCGGAGGTACTCGATCCGGCCCTGCTGCGGGCGGGGCGGTTTGACCGACGCATTGTGGTTGATCGTCCGGATCGCTCTGGTCGGGAAGCTATTTTGCAGGTACATGCTAGAAATGTTCAACTGGCCAACGATGTGGTGTTGGATAGACTCGCCGCCCGGACTCCTGGTTTTGCGGGGGCTGACCTGGCTAATTTAGTCAACGAAGCGGCGCTATTAGCCGCTCGTCGGAATCGCGAGGCGGTCACCATGGCTGACTTTAATGAGGCCGTGGAGCGTATTTTGGCTGGGCTTGAGAAGAAATCGCGTGTGCTTAATGATTTGGAAAAACAAACGGTGGCTTATCACGAAGCGGGCCATGCCATCATCGGAGCGTTGATGCCGGGGGCTGGGATTGTCGACAAAATTTCGATTGTGCCTCGGGGAGTTGCGGCTCTGGGCTACACGCTACAGCTTCCAGAAGAAGATCGCTTTTTGATAATTGAAGATGAAATTCGCGGTCGGTTGATGATGCTGCTAGGTGGACGCGCTGCCGAGGAGCTTGTGTTTGGCAAGGTTTCGACGGGAGCCAGTGACGATATCCAAAAAGCCACGGATTTAGCTGAACGTTGCATTACTCTCTACGGCATGAGCAAAGCCCTAGGGCCGATGGCCATAGAGCGCAGTCAGTCTCAATATTTAGAGGGCTTTCCACAATCGCGACGGGCCGTGAGTCCTGAATTAGCGAGCGTGATTGACTATGAAATCAAAGACCTGATGGAGCAAGCTCATCAGATGGCATTAGAGACATTGATACGCAACCGGGATGTTTTAGAGCGCATGGCCCGAACATTGCTGGAGACAGAGACGCTGGAAGGCGAAAAACTGAAGGCTTTCCTGACCCAAATCGCCCTCCCGCCTGACCTGCAAACCTGGCTCAATCAAGGAACCCCCGCTCCTTCTGCTTTGCCTGCTCGTAGAGTAGCGGCTTGTTGTTCTAACTAA
- a CDS encoding CBS domain-containing protein: protein MKVADIMTPEVVTIRNSATVAEAVKLMRRHDIQALIVDRNHDEDAYGIVTVTDVVAKVIAFGQDVRRRRVYEIMNKPCIVLNPDLGTEYAARLLASAGIHSAPVVQQRLLGIISMTDILQQGDFIERPQTLKLTERLQHLEETARQICYQKGPGSQECYDAWAVVDALEAEIAHQNAESLEKTAFESYLDDYPEAFKDREYDAWCAG, encoded by the coding sequence ATGAAAGTAGCTGACATTATGACCCCAGAAGTCGTTACCATTCGCAACTCTGCGACGGTTGCAGAAGCCGTTAAATTGATGCGACGACATGATATCCAAGCATTAATTGTGGACCGTAATCACGATGAAGATGCCTATGGCATTGTGACCGTAACTGATGTGGTTGCTAAAGTCATTGCCTTTGGCCAAGATGTCCGACGACGGCGTGTCTACGAAATCATGAACAAACCCTGCATTGTCCTGAATCCTGATCTGGGCACTGAGTATGCAGCTCGATTATTGGCCAGCGCAGGAATTCACAGTGCCCCCGTTGTCCAGCAACGGTTGCTGGGGATTATCTCCATGACAGATATTTTGCAGCAGGGCGACTTCATCGAACGGCCCCAAACCCTTAAACTGACCGAACGACTGCAGCACTTAGAAGAAACGGCCCGCCAGATCTGTTATCAAAAAGGTCCTGGTTCCCAAGAATGCTATGACGCCTGGGCCGTCGTGGATGCTTTAGAAGCCGAGATTGCGCATCAAAATGCTGAATCGTTGGAAAAAACGGCCTTTGAGAGCTATCTGGATGACTATCCAGAAGCCTTCAAAGATCGAGAATACGACGCTTGGTGTGCAGGTTGA
- a CDS encoding M48 family metalloprotease: protein MKTTRTIDRRPRLLYRWLYPAWAAVFSFSPVFAVPYAKADMDIFDLIFQGVRIIQLSNLADEQEIALGQQINQQILQDVKVFDGSSITQYIDGIGQQLVPGTDRAQIPYPFQVVDDDQVDAFATVGGFVYLNTGLLRAADNEAQRASVIAHEIAHVDLRYAIQQLQQAAIAQGTLTAGGLDHNTAISLGVELALHHPNSRTHKLEADEVGLVLLTQAGYAPIAAVDFLQKLLDQPNTFPDFLSTHPHPEAEARINALNEQLDPAMASTGWG, encoded by the coding sequence ATGAAGACAACACGAACCATTGACCGACGACCTCGTCTTTTGTATCGTTGGCTTTATCCTGCTTGGGCAGCCGTCTTTAGCTTCAGTCCTGTTTTCGCTGTGCCCTATGCAAAAGCTGATATGGATATATTCGATCTGATTTTTCAGGGGGTTCGTATTATTCAACTTTCTAACCTTGCCGATGAGCAAGAAATCGCCTTGGGGCAGCAAATCAATCAGCAAATCTTGCAAGACGTGAAGGTGTTTGACGGTTCCAGCATCACTCAATATATTGATGGCATCGGACAGCAGTTGGTGCCGGGAACTGATCGCGCTCAAATTCCCTACCCCTTTCAGGTAGTTGACGATGATCAGGTGGATGCCTTCGCTACGGTAGGCGGATTTGTTTACCTCAATACTGGGCTATTACGGGCTGCCGATAATGAAGCTCAACGGGCCAGTGTGATCGCCCATGAAATTGCCCATGTCGATCTCCGTTATGCCATTCAACAGCTGCAACAGGCCGCGATCGCTCAAGGTACGTTGACCGCAGGAGGCTTAGACCACAATACGGCGATCTCCCTCGGTGTAGAGCTAGCTCTGCATCATCCCAATAGCCGTACTCACAAGCTGGAGGCGGATGAAGTCGGTTTAGTACTGCTGACTCAAGCCGGTTATGCGCCTATCGCAGCTGTTGACTTTCTCCAAAAATTGCTGGATCAACCCAATACGTTCCCTGACTTTCTTAGCACCCATCCCCATCCAGAAGCAGAAGCCCGCATCAATGCCCTCAATGAGCAACTAGATCCAGCCATGGCCTCAACGGGATGGGGCTGA
- a CDS encoding helix-turn-helix domain-containing protein, whose amino-acid sequence MPRLSAPPITLSESERHELEQLAKRPSTPQQIALRAKIILRAAQGDSHGAISRDLGIGKAMSRRWRTRWLALSSHALPVAERLQDAYRSGTPPTFTLEQITELYALACAPPEQYGRPISHWTPQELADELIQQKIVDSISRRHVGRLLADADLKPHQRMEGHDR is encoded by the coding sequence ATGCCCCGTCTATCCGCCCCACCCATTACCTTGAGCGAATCAGAGCGTCATGAATTAGAGCAGCTCGCGAAGCGTCCCAGCACCCCTCAGCAAATCGCTTTGCGGGCGAAAATCATCCTGCGAGCAGCTCAGGGCGATAGCCACGGTGCGATTTCCCGTGACTTAGGCATTGGTAAAGCCATGAGTCGGCGCTGGCGAACGCGCTGGTTGGCCCTCAGTTCCCACGCGTTGCCTGTTGCCGAGCGATTGCAAGATGCCTATCGCTCCGGCACGCCGCCCACCTTTACGCTGGAGCAAATCACCGAACTCTATGCCCTGGCTTGTGCACCGCCCGAGCAATATGGACGTCCGATTAGTCATTGGACACCCCAAGAGCTGGCCGATGAGTTAATCCAGCAAAAAATCGTCGATAGCATCAGTAGGCGTCATGTGGGTCGTCTCCTGGCGGACGCCGACCTCAAACCCCATCAGCGCATGGAAGGTCATGATAGGTAG
- a CDS encoding phosphate/phosphite/phosphonate ABC transporter substrate-binding protein codes for MLPNRLPDFISIGLVMGLVSCGSVPTIDAEISTTTEPETVAAAETATNSLVLGDISKNDPAGSFEEFQPLADYLAIQLAETGIDDGKVKVAPDIETMGQWLAAGEVDIFFDSPYPALSLAAEVGARPILRRWKKGDAQYHAIIFTVADSGIDSVQDLSGNLIAFDSPYSTSGYMLPMFYLLEENLAPVEKDSLRSTVANDEVGYIFTYDDSNTLQWVINGDVAAGVVDNQTFAELPDIIRGNLRILLETEAIPRQIAIIAADLEPLTVDALTQVLLDIDQSTEGKAVLEQFERTAKFDQFPTPNYLNRLEEMFARVNEWPE; via the coding sequence ATGTTACCCAATCGTTTGCCGGACTTTATTTCAATCGGGCTGGTGATGGGTTTAGTCAGCTGCGGCTCAGTGCCCACCATCGACGCTGAAATCAGCACAACCACTGAGCCTGAGACGGTTGCTGCTGCTGAAACTGCGACTAATTCGCTAGTGCTGGGCGATATTTCCAAAAATGACCCCGCCGGTTCGTTCGAGGAATTTCAGCCTCTGGCCGATTATTTAGCTATCCAGTTAGCGGAGACGGGCATTGATGATGGCAAGGTCAAAGTTGCCCCTGACATAGAAACCATGGGCCAGTGGTTAGCAGCGGGGGAAGTGGATATCTTTTTTGATAGCCCCTATCCGGCCCTCAGTCTGGCCGCAGAGGTCGGCGCACGGCCCATTCTACGACGCTGGAAAAAAGGTGATGCTCAATACCACGCCATCATTTTCACAGTGGCTGATTCAGGTATTGACTCTGTGCAGGATTTATCAGGGAATCTGATCGCGTTCGATTCACCTTACTCGACATCAGGCTATATGTTGCCGATGTTCTATCTTCTAGAAGAAAATCTGGCACCAGTAGAAAAGGATTCCTTGCGTTCGACTGTGGCCAATGATGAAGTGGGCTATATATTTACCTACGACGATAGCAATACGCTGCAATGGGTGATTAACGGTGATGTGGCGGCTGGGGTTGTCGATAATCAAACCTTTGCTGAGCTACCAGACATTATCAGGGGCAACTTACGCATTTTGTTGGAAACCGAAGCAATACCCCGCCAGATTGCCATAATAGCAGCCGATCTGGAACCGTTGACGGTGGACGCACTGACTCAGGTTTTGCTAGATATTGATCAGTCAACCGAAGGCAAAGCCGTTTTGGAGCAGTTTGAGCGCACTGCAAAATTTGATCAATTTCCGACGCCGAATTACTTGAATCGCTTAGAAGAAATGTTTGCCCGTGTCAATGAATGGCCTGAGTAA
- a CDS encoding response regulator, whose protein sequence is MTSLVLTTVTSLSLIWIQRERQQFRAELESEAATILATMQAMSQDDFYYRDFYAIAIMLEQLQRDLSQEQHLVAGRAYQEDGRLVADSFLPDAQVYSLESDPWGQALIESKDVVFQWQAQQLVAGQAVRLGDETLGALSISLSTAPLATKVNTARNHGIGLAVIASLVGITLARVLSRSIIDPLKTLTQATQRIAHGDLGQTIEVKSQDELAVLAQAFNHMAQQLQTSIQRLEEQTKKLQQAKEDAEAASHAKGQFLAHMSHELRTPLNAILGFAQQLQRDNQLSTEQHQSVNIINRSGEYLLKLINDILEISKIESDQTHIREQNVNLGDLLSDLENMFKLKADVKGISLLFQQSPESPQWIRVDEGKLSQVLINLLGNAIKFIQVGHVHVQVQRPKFETITLELAHPEQCWLTIEVSDTGPGIAEEEMDSLFVPFSQTQVGLKSLQGNGLGLAISKRLVKLMGGDIQVRSQLHQGSTFSITIPVLPINPPISTDSPASAQVDIELRSEQRPYRILVVDDVLVNRLLLTKIFDSPSFAVKETQNGKEAIEVWQNWHPDLVLMDIQMPVMDGYTATRWIKQQSQKTVVIAITANAFEEERQAILKAGCDDFISKPFQRDEVLAKVIQHLETNYIENSKSSI, encoded by the coding sequence ATGACCTCTCTGGTGCTGACGACGGTAACTAGCCTTAGTTTGATTTGGATTCAGCGCGAGCGACAACAATTTCGCGCTGAGTTAGAGTCCGAGGCTGCCACCATCCTCGCCACCATGCAAGCAATGTCTCAAGATGATTTCTACTATCGAGATTTTTATGCCATTGCAATCATGCTGGAACAGCTGCAGCGAGATCTGAGCCAAGAACAACACTTGGTCGCTGGTAGAGCTTATCAAGAGGATGGGCGTTTAGTGGCAGATAGCTTCCTCCCTGATGCGCAAGTTTACAGCCTGGAGTCAGACCCTTGGGGCCAGGCTTTGATTGAAAGTAAAGATGTGGTCTTTCAGTGGCAGGCTCAGCAGCTCGTGGCTGGACAAGCCGTTCGGCTTGGGGATGAAACCTTAGGTGCCCTCAGTATCAGTCTCTCTACTGCACCCCTGGCCACTAAAGTGAATACGGCTCGCAACCATGGCATTGGACTAGCAGTGATAGCAAGTCTAGTAGGGATTACACTGGCTCGAGTGCTTAGTCGCTCCATTATCGACCCGCTTAAAACCTTGACCCAGGCAACTCAGCGGATTGCCCATGGAGATCTGGGTCAAACGATTGAGGTCAAAAGTCAGGATGAGTTGGCCGTACTGGCACAGGCCTTTAACCATATGGCTCAGCAATTACAAACCTCCATCCAGAGGCTAGAAGAACAAACAAAAAAGTTGCAACAAGCCAAAGAGGATGCTGAAGCCGCTAGTCACGCTAAAGGTCAATTTTTGGCCCACATGAGCCATGAGCTACGCACCCCGCTCAATGCAATTCTGGGGTTTGCCCAGCAGTTGCAACGCGATAACCAGTTATCGACCGAGCAACATCAATCCGTCAATATTATTAACCGGAGTGGAGAGTATTTACTCAAACTCATCAATGACATTCTAGAAATCTCGAAGATCGAGTCTGACCAAACCCACATCAGGGAGCAAAACGTTAACCTGGGTGACCTGCTCAGCGATTTAGAGAACATGTTTAAGCTGAAGGCCGATGTCAAGGGCATCTCCTTGCTTTTTCAGCAATCTCCAGAATCGCCACAGTGGATAAGGGTGGATGAGGGTAAGCTGAGCCAAGTTTTAATTAACTTACTGGGCAATGCCATTAAATTTATCCAGGTAGGGCACGTCCATGTACAGGTTCAGCGACCTAAGTTCGAGACAATAACTCTGGAGTTAGCCCATCCTGAGCAATGTTGGCTGACCATTGAAGTGAGTGACACTGGCCCTGGAATTGCTGAAGAAGAAATGGACAGCTTATTCGTCCCCTTCAGTCAAACTCAGGTGGGATTGAAATCGCTCCAAGGGAATGGTTTAGGGCTTGCCATCAGCAAACGTCTGGTTAAACTCATGGGTGGAGACATCCAGGTCCGTAGCCAACTCCATCAAGGTTCAACCTTTAGCATCACAATTCCGGTTTTACCCATCAATCCTCCCATTAGCACCGATTCCCCTGCCTCTGCTCAAGTAGATATCGAGCTGCGGTCTGAACAGCGTCCCTATCGCATCCTCGTGGTGGATGATGTCTTGGTTAACCGGCTTCTCCTAACCAAGATCTTTGATTCTCCCAGCTTTGCTGTAAAGGAAACCCAAAATGGGAAAGAAGCCATTGAGGTGTGGCAAAACTGGCACCCTGACTTAGTTTTGATGGATATTCAGATGCCAGTCATGGATGGTTATACTGCTACCCGTTGGATTAAACAGCAGTCTCAGAAAACAGTCGTGATTGCTATTACAGCCAATGCTTTTGAAGAGGAACGCCAGGCTATTTTGAAGGCAGGGTGTGATGATTTTATTAGCAAACCTTTCCAACGGGATGAAGTCTTGGCGAAGGTCATTCAACACCTTGAGACGAATTATATTGAAAACTCTAAAAGCTCAATCTGA
- a CDS encoding transposase: MHDRPLRPLSAGAQPQGSGCCELAEILQTVSHDSINRFLCRERYEPKDLFDELVNQGWIDLVGGVLSGDDTVLEKPYAQRQATALLGYFWSSKAAKPVLGLSLVTLYYSSPNGLRVPINYRLYDKTEGKTKNQYFQEMWQEVRQWGLRPRAVTSDTGYAAKANLNVLKNDQTGFLVGVAKNRLVQLTPHQSYQRVDALTIPESGQLVYLKGVGRVKVFCQRFKNESCRYYALYLPDPEALETAGATDFEQLHTDHWGIECFHRAGKQLCALRRFRVRLKEAIHTHLFCALRAFVELALQVWHQQLGNWYELQRHLYQDVARQFILQVPLMGKTT; encoded by the coding sequence CTGCACGATCGACCTCTACGTCCGCTATCTGCTGGGGCCCAACCGCAAGGTTCCGGCTGTTGTGAACTGGCTGAGATCCTCCAAACGGTGTCTCACGACAGCATTAATCGCTTCCTGTGCCGCGAACGCTATGAACCCAAGGATTTGTTTGATGAACTGGTCAACCAGGGCTGGATTGATTTGGTCGGGGGTGTTTTGAGCGGCGACGATACGGTGCTGGAGAAACCCTATGCGCAACGCCAAGCCACGGCGCTGTTGGGCTATTTCTGGAGTAGTAAAGCCGCCAAGCCAGTACTGGGTCTCTCGTTGGTGACGCTGTATTACAGCAGTCCCAATGGCTTGCGAGTGCCGATTAACTATCGTCTCTATGACAAAACGGAGGGTAAAACCAAAAACCAGTATTTTCAAGAAATGTGGCAAGAGGTGAGACAGTGGGGCCTGCGCCCTCGAGCCGTCACTAGCGATACTGGGTATGCCGCCAAAGCGAATCTCAATGTGCTCAAAAACGACCAGACGGGATTTCTAGTCGGGGTCGCCAAGAATCGATTGGTGCAATTGACGCCTCATCAGTCCTATCAACGAGTCGACGCCCTGACGATTCCCGAGTCTGGACAGCTGGTTTATCTTAAGGGAGTCGGGCGAGTCAAAGTCTTTTGCCAGCGCTTCAAAAACGAATCGTGTCGGTATTATGCGCTTTACTTGCCTGACCCTGAGGCGTTAGAAACAGCCGGTGCAACTGACTTTGAGCAGTTGCATACCGACCATTGGGGGATTGAATGTTTTCACCGGGCTGGGAAACAGCTGTGTGCGCTGCGTCGCTTTCGGGTGCGCCTCAAGGAAGCCATTCACACCCATCTCTTTTGTGCTCTGCGGGCCTTTGTCGAGTTGGCGTTGCAAGTGTGGCACCAGCAGTTGGGCAATTGGTATGAGCTCCAACGTCACCTCTATCAAGACGTTGCTCGCCAGTTCATCCTCCAAGTGCCGCTGATGGGGAAGACGACTTGA
- the sulP gene encoding sulfate permease has translation MEKPNLQLNGLKFLPGFQRLLAYQPRWLRGDVLAGLTVAAYLIPQCMAYGELAGVAPVAGLWAILPPMAIYAVFGSSPQMSIGPESTTAVMTAAAITPLVAGNSGAYAGLAALLACLVGLVCIVGYAARLGFLANLLSKPILVGYMAGVAVIMMAGQLGKVSGIEIEANSVLGEVGEFLSKLPQAHGPTLLLSLLVLIFLFVIQRGFPRSPGPLLAVLMATAAVWLFKLDTQGVDVVGDIPAGLPYFALPGISLQSMMPLLASAVGIAIVGYSDTVLTARAFATRHHYKIDANQELLALGMANLGNGFMQGFPISSSGSRTVIGDALGSKTQVFSLVAMGVVVVVLLFFRPVLAMFPTAALGALVIYAATKLIDIPEFVRLKRFRKSELALALITTAGVLLTNLLVGVAIAVSLSVIELFARITRPHDAVMGKVPGIAGWHDIDDWEEAKTIPGLVLYRYDAPLCFANVEDFKRRALAAMEAEATPVAWFVLNTEAIAEVDITAIDTLTELHDELQARNITFAMVRVKQDLYAQLRRSGLLDLITPERIYFSMKSAIAGFGARECEGKNDPRG, from the coding sequence CTGGAGAAACCAAACCTACAACTTAATGGACTAAAGTTCTTACCGGGATTTCAGCGATTGCTAGCTTATCAGCCCCGATGGCTACGAGGTGATGTGTTAGCAGGGTTGACGGTGGCAGCCTATTTAATTCCGCAGTGTATGGCCTACGGTGAGTTGGCAGGAGTAGCCCCTGTGGCAGGGCTGTGGGCAATTTTGCCGCCGATGGCGATCTATGCGGTGTTCGGCTCGTCACCCCAGATGTCGATCGGGCCAGAGTCCACAACAGCCGTGATGACAGCGGCTGCGATCACACCTTTGGTGGCAGGCAATAGCGGCGCTTATGCGGGGTTGGCCGCTTTGCTTGCTTGCTTGGTCGGACTCGTGTGCATTGTTGGCTATGCAGCGCGCTTAGGCTTCTTGGCCAATCTCTTGTCTAAGCCGATTTTGGTAGGCTATATGGCCGGGGTTGCCGTCATTATGATGGCAGGACAACTGGGAAAAGTGAGCGGCATTGAGATAGAAGCCAACAGCGTCCTGGGTGAGGTGGGTGAATTTTTAAGCAAACTTCCCCAAGCCCACGGACCTACGTTATTGCTGTCGCTATTAGTCTTAATCTTCCTATTTGTGATTCAACGGGGATTCCCAAGATCACCAGGGCCATTGCTGGCCGTCTTAATGGCCACTGCCGCTGTCTGGCTCTTCAAGCTAGATACTCAGGGCGTTGACGTCGTCGGTGATATCCCGGCGGGTCTACCCTACTTTGCGCTGCCCGGAATCTCGCTTCAATCCATGATGCCGCTACTGGCCTCAGCAGTGGGGATTGCCATCGTGGGCTATTCTGACACAGTGCTTACAGCCAGGGCATTTGCAACCCGCCACCATTACAAAATAGATGCGAACCAAGAACTGTTGGCATTAGGCATGGCAAACCTTGGTAATGGCTTTATGCAAGGATTTCCCATCAGTAGTAGTGGTAGTCGCACGGTGATTGGGGATGCTCTTGGAAGTAAAACTCAGGTATTCTCCCTGGTTGCAATGGGGGTCGTGGTGGTTGTGCTGTTGTTTTTTCGCCCGGTACTGGCAATGTTTCCAACCGCAGCTTTAGGGGCACTTGTAATTTATGCGGCTACCAAGCTCATTGATATCCCCGAATTTGTGCGGTTAAAGCGCTTTCGCAAAAGTGAGTTGGCCCTGGCATTGATTACGACCGCCGGGGTTTTATTGACAAATTTATTAGTGGGGGTTGCGATCGCAGTTAGCCTCTCCGTCATCGAGTTATTCGCTCGTATTACCCGCCCACATGACGCCGTTATGGGCAAAGTCCCCGGTATCGCTGGCTGGCATGACATCGATGACTGGGAGGAGGCTAAAACGATTCCAGGTTTGGTGCTCTACCGCTACGATGCACCGCTGTGTTTCGCCAATGTCGAAGACTTTAAGCGACGGGCGTTAGCGGCCATGGAGGCAGAGGCTACCCCGGTAGCCTGGTTTGTGCTCAACACTGAAGCCATAGCCGAGGTCGATATTACCGCCATCGATACCCTGACAGAATTACACGATGAGTTGCAAGCAAGAAACATCACCTTTGCCATGGTGCGGGTCAAACAAGACCTGTATGCCCAACTCAGACGATCAGGTCTCCTAGACTTGATTACCCCAGAACGGATTTATTTTTCGATGAAAAGCGCGATCGCAGGCTTCGGGGCACGGGAGTGTGAAGGTAAAAATGATCCGCGCGGATGA
- a CDS encoding response regulator: MSNQLGALSAGAYADYTSYQPVNTPDQINDPNHWQPLRIVDGHTTSMKQLFIAPHWGLVMPFALKHRDQFQPNEYSVQRYPSKGYERQAQDVLDYGLGLAISKRLVKLMGGDIQVRSQLHQGSTFSITIPVLPITPPISTDSPASAQVDIELRSEQLPYRILVVDDVLVNRLLLTKIFDSPSFAVKETQNGKEAIEVWQNWHPDLVLMDIQMPVMDGYAATRWIKQQSQKTVVIAITANAFKEERQAILKAGCDDFISKPFQRDEVLAKVIQHLETNYIENSKSSI; encoded by the coding sequence ATGTCAAATCAGCTGGGTGCTCTCTCTGCAGGAGCTTATGCAGACTACACCAGCTATCAGCCTGTGAACACTCCCGACCAAATTAACGATCCCAACCACTGGCAGCCACTACGGATTGTGGATGGTCACACCACTTCTATGAAACAACTGTTCATTGCCCCGCATTGGGGGTTAGTGATGCCCTTTGCCTTGAAACATCGTGACCAGTTTCAGCCCAATGAATACAGCGTTCAGCGATATCCCTCTAAAGGATACGAGCGGCAAGCACAGGATGTCTTAGACTATGGTTTAGGGCTTGCCATCAGCAAACGTCTGGTTAAACTCATGGGTGGAGACATCCAGGTTCGTAGCCAACTCCATCAAGGTTCAACCTTTAGCATCACAATTCCGGTTTTACCCATCACTCCTCCCATTAGCACCGATTCCCCTGCCTCTGCTCAAGTAGATATCGAGCTGCGGTCTGAACAGCTTCCCTATCGCATCCTCGTGGTGGATGATGTCTTGGTTAACCGGCTTCTCCTAACCAAGATCTTTGATTCTCCCAGCTTTGCTGTAAAGGAAACCCAAAATGGGAAAGAAGCCATTGAGGTGTGGCAAAACTGGCACCCTGACTTAGTTTTGATGGATATTCAGATGCCAGTCATGGATGGTTATGCTGCTACCCGTTGGATTAAACAGCAGTCCCAGAAAACAGTCGTGATTGCTATTACAGCCAATGCTTTTAAAGAGGAACGCCAGGCTATTTTGAAGGCAGGGTGTGATGATTTTATTAGCAAACCTTTCCAACGGGATGAAGTCTTAGCGAAGGTCATTCAACACCTTGAGACGAATTATATTGAAAACTCTAAAAGCTCAATCTGA